A genomic region of Xyrauchen texanus isolate HMW12.3.18 chromosome 29, RBS_HiC_50CHRs, whole genome shotgun sequence contains the following coding sequences:
- the LOC127622648 gene encoding A-kinase anchor protein SPHKAP-like isoform X2: MYEGSESVDTWEVRTETTLGSSVSTCKKVLCSNSVLESSEYWLKNDKALCRIGFLEDQHDGGCPTICFINVDRHNSDRHDDSYIKKLASVCPELPRLIESLGVRQPKENEILLLSSQESPDSCRHDPSHPQSQRTADVCLVHCSCGRRPTQTNSVIFEINKFLSGLQSGQERQWHGRLAGHRAAEDDTNRSVSSIEEDFLTASEQLGDDSEDDPFRNDPEIYAMPESIKALRAAHTQRRTEMDRDDSEDSETLCTSSNSQKLSRTYSAPSRGPSTSPKQVSCHTNESAGHYATNLAESVLQDAFIHLSQDEHSFATEAAVSVSNTSQQSGGVSHSVEETPRARACSFELPKIVIVQSPDNSEEVTEWPEAQSHGTPEHDGVHRAINKHGTHPQHFSQIVQPAKPVEIALACAASIIGTITTPQVTEQLTMESGDKDEYDDDEEVEENETEQGEYSFSTAVCGMSQVAGAVAVVDLAEDSGDTEDSTDMYSASMGLLSVAQASTAIPLHCSIAEGTSVEAFRANVAEALLREASAVLTHRQSYSSVANFLETTHNKIVDGITNPKRPYQEKQDVDNFTKEISDSIFQYALEKAEKRKELEGPGKDSPNIHGFLLDCVNNFLFDVLCVTSRIINDISKCNLGSPDRQEDNVSFREYETGTNSDREALSHLQHLIEPSQAYNHGERQSSVENMSILLEKREREQKYIQEERENEPKLKEPYKITLNRVTATMLKEQSNLQALLGRSEKNSDCTLPSAESFQLHMPQGRAGGESETRQNSLSSSTGALVALRTDSESRTPVTCFAEDLATTVVSMATELAAICLENSSGKQPWFCALKGGSDGPEGLLLPCRTAAALQRKESQNGTAVTKKHRPPRLSEIKRKTEEQPELMERLVNRVVDETVNLDEPTTSDPFALFASEVTAKIMNCPELSVVDTSKSGQSSRSRLQCERWSSRGRASSYESIPEEDMDFSGTPNTLGPGNWLGHNLSRRSSISKQSSCESITDEFSRFMVNQMETEGRGFDLLLDYYAGKNASSILAAAVQQAASKKNGHLNVRTSSCLSKQSSTESITEEFYRFMLRDMDKENKDYSLTKTKEWSNSLLLPSHRTPFCIRQSSVPDRRSSDSRLTVNSPIKAKSFDGFARNVHGDSLNIYPTNSVSSTGLCKSDSCLYQRGQMDQITDMLIHDTWSSSIESLMRKNKIIAEPSEDSVELDSADSQPHVQLFANRPAADIVESGKSLLGNQQEVCAAACRPQVPVRERRQGYKQSRRESGGNRPSVEHQEKSGNSQSSSCMRQAWRGHREVPLIHIEPDQREEVSKDVGRDWTHHREASHLVQLQSSKESGMATKSRNGNSSASSLGLADLEGFLDYSISSTLISEEREKTPNCQDQADEVTSGLSTAGSSCQRELLVVNFDQEPDCVDGELRAALQWIAASELGVPALYFKKTQEHNVAKFHRVVQLANQKAWRVGDLFSAVAQFCQLHQDLEQRGQPAPSLFDWILKTKR; the protein is encoded by the exons ATCTGCTTCATAAATGTGGACAGACACAACTCGGATCGCCATGACGACAGCTACATTAAG AAACTGGCCTCAGTGTGCCCAGAGCTGCCACGGTTAATTGAGTCTCTCGGAGTGCGGCAACCCAAAGAAAATGAAATTCTGCTTCTCAGCAGCCAAGAGTCACCTGACTCCTGCCGGCATGACCCCAGCCACCCACAG AGCCAGAGAACAGCTGATGTCTGTCTGGTGCATTGTTCCTGTGGGCGTCGCCCTACCCAAACGAACAGTGTCATTTTTGAGATCAATAAGTTCTTGAGTGGTCTTCAGTCAGGTCAGGAGAGGCAGTGGCATGGCCGATTGGCTGGTCATCGAGCTGCTGAAGATGACACCAATCGCTCTGTTTCATCCATTGAAGAAGACTTCCTTACTGCCTCTGAGCAGCTTGGGGATGACAGCGAGGATGATCCTTTCAGAAATG ATCCTGAGATTTATGCTATGCCTGAGTCGATTAAGGCATTGAGAGCTGCCCACACTCAAAGAAGGACTGAAATGGATAGAGATGATAGTGAGGACTCAGAGACCCTCTGCACCTCTTCCAACTCCCAGAAGCTCTCAAGAACATATTCTGCCCCCTCCAGAGGCCCAAGCACCTCACCAAAACAAGTCAGTTGTCACACGAATGAGTCCGCTGGTCACTATGCCACCAATCTGGCGGAGTCTGTCCTCCAGGATGCTTTTATTCATTTGTCACAAGATGAACATTCTTTTGCCACAGAAGCAGCTGTGAGTGTCTCCAACACCTCGCAACAGTCAGGTGGTGTGAGCCACTCTGTTGAAGAGACTCCAAGAGCTCGAGCCTGCTCTTTTGAACTCCCTAAAATTGTGATTGTCCAGAGTCCTGACAACAGTGAGGAGGTGACAGAGTGGCCTGAAGCACAATCACATGGAACTCCAGAGCATGATGGAGTGCACAGAGCCATAAATAAGCATGGGACTCACCCCCAGCACTTCTCGCAAATTGTACAACCTGCCAAGCCAGTGGAAATAGCACTGGCATGCGCAGCGAGCATCATCGGCACCATTACCACCCCTCAGGTCACAGAACAACTCACAATGGAGTCAGGAGACAAAGATGAGTATGATGATGACGAAGAAGTAGAAGAAAATGAAACAGAACAAGGGGAGTATTCATTTTCTACTGCAGTATGTGGAATGTCTCAGGTTGCTGGAGCAGTAGCTGTGGTAGATCTTGCTGAAGACTCTGGGGATACAGAAGACTCTACAGACATGTACTCTGCTTCTATGGGACTTCTGTCAGTTGCACAAGCATCAACTGCCATACCTCTCCACTGTAGCATTGCAGAGGGCACCAGTGTTGAGGCTTTCAGGGCCAATGTGGCTGAAGCTCTCCTTAGGGAAGCTTCGGCTGttctcacacacagacaaagttatTCAAGCGTTGCGAATTTCCTTGAGACCACACATAACAAGATAGTGGATGGAATCACAAATCCAAAAAGGCCCTATCAGGAAAAACAGGATGTGGATAATTTTACAAAGGAAATATCAGACAGTATCTTTCAATACGCCCTCGAGAAGGCTGAGAAGAGAAAAGAGCTTGAGGGTCCTGGAAAAGATTCTCCAAACATACACGGTTTTCTCTTGGATTGTGTAAATAATTTTCTCTTTGATGTCCTTTGTGTTACGTCAAGGATAATCAatgatatttcaaaatgtaatttgggGTCACCTGACAGGCAAGAAGACAATGTCAGCTTTAGGGAGTATGAGACTGGTACCAATTCTGATAGAGAAGCTTTAAGCCACTTGCAGCATTTGATTGAGCCAAGCCAGGCTTATAATCATGGAGAGAGGCAGAGCAGTGTGGAGAACATGTCTATTCTCTTAGAGAAAAGAGAGCGAGAGCAAAAATACATACAGGAGGAGAGAGAAAATGAACCAAAACTGAAAGAACCCTACAAAATTACTCTGAACCGAGTGACTGCCACTATGCTTAAAGAGCAATCCAACCTACAAGCGCTGCTGGGTAGGAGTGAGAAGAACTCAGACTGTACACTCCCCTCAGCTGAAAGCTTCCAACTTCACATGCCACAAGGGAGGGCAGGAGGAGAGAGTGAGACCAGGCAGAATTCATTATCGTCCTCTACAGGAGCACTTGTAGCACTTAGAACGGATTCAGAGTCCAGAACTCCTGTAACATGCTTTGCCGAAGACTTGGCGACCACAGTGGTCTCCATGGCGACAGAGCTAGCAGCCATTTGCTTGGAGAATTCAAGTGGAAAACAGCCATGGTTCTGCGCCTTAAAGGGAGGGTCAGATGGTCCAGAGGGGCTGCTTCTGCCATGCCGCACAGCTGCAGCCCTCCAACGTAAAGAGTCACAAAATGGAACTGCAGTCACCAAGAAGCACAGACCTCCACGCCTCAGTGAAATCAAACGTAAAACTGAAGAGCAGCCTGAACTCATGGAGCGTCTAGTCAACCGTGTCGTGGATGAGACCGTCAACCTTGACGAACCAACAACATCTGACCCATTTGCACTCTTTGCATCTGAGGTCACAGCCAAGATTATGAACTGTCCAGAATTGAGTGTGGTGGACACTTCCAAATCTGGCCAATCATCTCGCAGCCGCCTGCAGTGTGAGAGATGGAGCAGTAGAGGGAGAGCATCAAGCTATGAAAGTATTCCAGAAGAGGACATGGATTTCTCTGGAACACCAAACACTTTGGGACCAGGAAACTGGCTTGGGCATAATTTGAGCAGACGTAGCTCTATCTCCAAGCAGTCCAGCTGTGAGAGCATTACAGATGAGTTCTCTCGGTTCATGGTGAACCAGATGGAGACGGAGGGTCGTGGGTTTGACCTTCTGCTGGACTACTATGCTGGGAAAAATGCCAGCAGCATCCTTGCAGCAGCTGTTCAACAGGCTGCCAGTAAAAAAAACGGACACCTCAATGTGCGGACATCATCGTGTCTCTCTAAGCAATCCAGCACTGAAAGTATCACAGAGGAATTTTATCGCTTCATGCTGAGAGACATGGACAAGGAGAACAAGGACTACAGTCTGACCAAGACCAAAGAATGGAGTAATAGCCTATTACTCCCATCACACAGAACCCCATTTTGTATCCGTCAGTCCTCTGTTCCTGACAGACGATCATCAGATTCCAGACTAACTGTAAACTCACCCATTAAGGCCAAATCATTTGATGGTTTTGCTCGAAATGTACATGGAGACTCACTCAACATTTATCCAACCAACTCTGTGTCATCTACAGGACTCTGCAAATCTGATTCCTGCTTGTATCAGCGTGGTCAAATGGACCAAATTACAGATATGCTGATTCATGATACCTGGTCCAGCTCTATTGAGTCTCTAATGCGCAAGAATAAAATTATTGCAGAGCCATCAGAGGACAGTGTAGAACTGGATTCTGCAGACTCACAACCACATGTCCAGCTCTTTGCTAATCGTCCAGCAGCAGACATCGTAGAGAGTGGCAAATCGTTGCTTGGAAACCAGCAGGAAGTCTGTGCAGCTGCTTGTCGTCCACAAGTTCCTGTTAGAGAAAGGAGGCAAGGCTATAAACAGTCCCGTCGAGAAAGTGGTGGAAACCGGCCAAGTGTGGAGCATCAAGAAAAAAGTGGTAACTCTCAAAGTTCTTCCTGTATGAGACAAGCGTGGCGAGGGCATAGGGAGGTACCCCTGATACATATTGAACCAGATCAAAGAGAAGAGGTCTCTAAAGATGTGGGGAGGGATTGGACCCACCACAGAGAAGCATCCCATCTGGTCCAGCTACAAAGCAGCAAAGAAAGTGGGATGGCAACCAAAAGCAG AAATGGGAATAGCAGTGCTTCTAGTCTCGGACTAGCAGACCTGGAGGGCTTTCTAGACTACTCGATCTCCAGCACCCTAATCAG cgaggagagagagaagacacCGAATTGTCAGGATCAGGCAGATG AAGTAACATCGGGTTTGTCCACAGCAGGGAGCAGCTGTCAAAGGGAGCTCCTGGTGGTGAACTTTGACCAGGAACCAGACTGTGTGGATGGAGAACTAAGAGCAGCGCTTCAATGGATTGCTGCATCTGAGCTTGGCGTGCCAGCACTCTACTTCAAAAAGACTCAGGAGCACAATGTTGCTAAG TTCCACAGAGTGGTGCAGTTGGCAAATCAGAAGGCCTGGCGTGTGGGGGACTTGTTCAGTGCTGTGGCTCAGTTCTGTCAACTCCACCAGGACCTGGAGCAGAGAGGACAGCCAGCGCCCAGCCTGTTTGACTGGATTCTGAAGACCAAGCGCTAg
- the LOC127622648 gene encoding A-kinase anchor protein SPHKAP-like isoform X1: protein MYEGSESVDTWEVRTETTLGSSVSTCKKVLCSNSVLESSEYWLKNDKALCRIGFLEDQHDGGCPTICFINVDRHNSDRHDDSYIKKLASVCPELPRLIESLGVRQPKENEILLLSSQESPDSCRHDPSHPQSQRTADVCLVHCSCGRRPTQTNSVIFEINKFLSGLQSGQERQWHGRLAGHRAAEDDTNRSVSSIEEDFLTASEQLGDDSEDDPFRNDPEIYAMPESIKALRAAHTQRRTEMDRDDSEDSETLCTSSNSQKLSRTYSAPSRGPSTSPKQVSCHTNESAGHYATNLAESVLQDAFIHLSQDEHSFATEAAVSVSNTSQQSGGVSHSVEETPRARACSFELPKIVIVQSPDNSEEVTEWPEAQSHGTPEHDGVHRAINKHGTHPQHFSQIVQPAKPVEIALACAASIIGTITTPQVTEQLTMESGDKDEYDDDEEVEENETEQGEYSFSTAVCGMSQVAGAVAVVDLAEDSGDTEDSTDMYSASMGLLSVAQASTAIPLHCSIAEGTSVEAFRANVAEALLREASAVLTHRQSYSSVANFLETTHNKIVDGITNPKRPYQEKQDVDNFTKEISDSIFQYALEKAEKRKELEGPGKDSPNIHGFLLDCVNNFLFDVLCVTSRIINDISKCNLGSPDRQEDNVSFREYETGTNSDREALSHLQHLIEPSQAYNHGERQSSVENMSILLEKREREQKYIQEERENEPKLKEPYKITLNRVTATMLKEQSNLQALLGRSEKNSDCTLPSAESFQLHMPQGRAGGESETRQNSLSSSTGALVALRTDSESRTPVTCFAEDLATTVVSMATELAAICLENSSGKQPWFCALKGGSDGPEGLLLPCRTAAALQRKESQNGTAVTKKHRPPRLSEIKRKTEEQPELMERLVNRVVDETVNLDEPTTSDPFALFASEVTAKIMNCPELSVVDTSKSGQSSRSRLQCERWSSRGRASSYESIPEEDMDFSGTPNTLGPGNWLGHNLSRRSSISKQSSCESITDEFSRFMVNQMETEGRGFDLLLDYYAGKNASSILAAAVQQAASKKNGHLNVRTSSCLSKQSSTESITEEFYRFMLRDMDKENKDYSLTKTKEWSNSLLLPSHRTPFCIRQSSVPDRRSSDSRLTVNSPIKAKSFDGFARNVHGDSLNIYPTNSVSSTGLCKSDSCLYQRGQMDQITDMLIHDTWSSSIESLMRKNKIIAEPSEDSVELDSADSQPHVQLFANRPAADIVESGKSLLGNQQEVCAAACRPQVPVRERRQGYKQSRRESGGNRPSVEHQEKSGNSQSSSCMRQAWRGHREVPLIHIEPDQREEVSKDVGRDWTHHREASHLVQLQSSKESGMATKSSSDKHRASSVVTVPSADVEVKRCSFSTSSEESGSGSWAQIAPDDDPQEETTSSFIQISEGNGNSSASSLGLADLEGFLDYSISSTLISEEREKTPNCQDQADEVTSGLSTAGSSCQRELLVVNFDQEPDCVDGELRAALQWIAASELGVPALYFKKTQEHNVAKFHRVVQLANQKAWRVGDLFSAVAQFCQLHQDLEQRGQPAPSLFDWILKTKR, encoded by the exons ATCTGCTTCATAAATGTGGACAGACACAACTCGGATCGCCATGACGACAGCTACATTAAG AAACTGGCCTCAGTGTGCCCAGAGCTGCCACGGTTAATTGAGTCTCTCGGAGTGCGGCAACCCAAAGAAAATGAAATTCTGCTTCTCAGCAGCCAAGAGTCACCTGACTCCTGCCGGCATGACCCCAGCCACCCACAG AGCCAGAGAACAGCTGATGTCTGTCTGGTGCATTGTTCCTGTGGGCGTCGCCCTACCCAAACGAACAGTGTCATTTTTGAGATCAATAAGTTCTTGAGTGGTCTTCAGTCAGGTCAGGAGAGGCAGTGGCATGGCCGATTGGCTGGTCATCGAGCTGCTGAAGATGACACCAATCGCTCTGTTTCATCCATTGAAGAAGACTTCCTTACTGCCTCTGAGCAGCTTGGGGATGACAGCGAGGATGATCCTTTCAGAAATG ATCCTGAGATTTATGCTATGCCTGAGTCGATTAAGGCATTGAGAGCTGCCCACACTCAAAGAAGGACTGAAATGGATAGAGATGATAGTGAGGACTCAGAGACCCTCTGCACCTCTTCCAACTCCCAGAAGCTCTCAAGAACATATTCTGCCCCCTCCAGAGGCCCAAGCACCTCACCAAAACAAGTCAGTTGTCACACGAATGAGTCCGCTGGTCACTATGCCACCAATCTGGCGGAGTCTGTCCTCCAGGATGCTTTTATTCATTTGTCACAAGATGAACATTCTTTTGCCACAGAAGCAGCTGTGAGTGTCTCCAACACCTCGCAACAGTCAGGTGGTGTGAGCCACTCTGTTGAAGAGACTCCAAGAGCTCGAGCCTGCTCTTTTGAACTCCCTAAAATTGTGATTGTCCAGAGTCCTGACAACAGTGAGGAGGTGACAGAGTGGCCTGAAGCACAATCACATGGAACTCCAGAGCATGATGGAGTGCACAGAGCCATAAATAAGCATGGGACTCACCCCCAGCACTTCTCGCAAATTGTACAACCTGCCAAGCCAGTGGAAATAGCACTGGCATGCGCAGCGAGCATCATCGGCACCATTACCACCCCTCAGGTCACAGAACAACTCACAATGGAGTCAGGAGACAAAGATGAGTATGATGATGACGAAGAAGTAGAAGAAAATGAAACAGAACAAGGGGAGTATTCATTTTCTACTGCAGTATGTGGAATGTCTCAGGTTGCTGGAGCAGTAGCTGTGGTAGATCTTGCTGAAGACTCTGGGGATACAGAAGACTCTACAGACATGTACTCTGCTTCTATGGGACTTCTGTCAGTTGCACAAGCATCAACTGCCATACCTCTCCACTGTAGCATTGCAGAGGGCACCAGTGTTGAGGCTTTCAGGGCCAATGTGGCTGAAGCTCTCCTTAGGGAAGCTTCGGCTGttctcacacacagacaaagttatTCAAGCGTTGCGAATTTCCTTGAGACCACACATAACAAGATAGTGGATGGAATCACAAATCCAAAAAGGCCCTATCAGGAAAAACAGGATGTGGATAATTTTACAAAGGAAATATCAGACAGTATCTTTCAATACGCCCTCGAGAAGGCTGAGAAGAGAAAAGAGCTTGAGGGTCCTGGAAAAGATTCTCCAAACATACACGGTTTTCTCTTGGATTGTGTAAATAATTTTCTCTTTGATGTCCTTTGTGTTACGTCAAGGATAATCAatgatatttcaaaatgtaatttgggGTCACCTGACAGGCAAGAAGACAATGTCAGCTTTAGGGAGTATGAGACTGGTACCAATTCTGATAGAGAAGCTTTAAGCCACTTGCAGCATTTGATTGAGCCAAGCCAGGCTTATAATCATGGAGAGAGGCAGAGCAGTGTGGAGAACATGTCTATTCTCTTAGAGAAAAGAGAGCGAGAGCAAAAATACATACAGGAGGAGAGAGAAAATGAACCAAAACTGAAAGAACCCTACAAAATTACTCTGAACCGAGTGACTGCCACTATGCTTAAAGAGCAATCCAACCTACAAGCGCTGCTGGGTAGGAGTGAGAAGAACTCAGACTGTACACTCCCCTCAGCTGAAAGCTTCCAACTTCACATGCCACAAGGGAGGGCAGGAGGAGAGAGTGAGACCAGGCAGAATTCATTATCGTCCTCTACAGGAGCACTTGTAGCACTTAGAACGGATTCAGAGTCCAGAACTCCTGTAACATGCTTTGCCGAAGACTTGGCGACCACAGTGGTCTCCATGGCGACAGAGCTAGCAGCCATTTGCTTGGAGAATTCAAGTGGAAAACAGCCATGGTTCTGCGCCTTAAAGGGAGGGTCAGATGGTCCAGAGGGGCTGCTTCTGCCATGCCGCACAGCTGCAGCCCTCCAACGTAAAGAGTCACAAAATGGAACTGCAGTCACCAAGAAGCACAGACCTCCACGCCTCAGTGAAATCAAACGTAAAACTGAAGAGCAGCCTGAACTCATGGAGCGTCTAGTCAACCGTGTCGTGGATGAGACCGTCAACCTTGACGAACCAACAACATCTGACCCATTTGCACTCTTTGCATCTGAGGTCACAGCCAAGATTATGAACTGTCCAGAATTGAGTGTGGTGGACACTTCCAAATCTGGCCAATCATCTCGCAGCCGCCTGCAGTGTGAGAGATGGAGCAGTAGAGGGAGAGCATCAAGCTATGAAAGTATTCCAGAAGAGGACATGGATTTCTCTGGAACACCAAACACTTTGGGACCAGGAAACTGGCTTGGGCATAATTTGAGCAGACGTAGCTCTATCTCCAAGCAGTCCAGCTGTGAGAGCATTACAGATGAGTTCTCTCGGTTCATGGTGAACCAGATGGAGACGGAGGGTCGTGGGTTTGACCTTCTGCTGGACTACTATGCTGGGAAAAATGCCAGCAGCATCCTTGCAGCAGCTGTTCAACAGGCTGCCAGTAAAAAAAACGGACACCTCAATGTGCGGACATCATCGTGTCTCTCTAAGCAATCCAGCACTGAAAGTATCACAGAGGAATTTTATCGCTTCATGCTGAGAGACATGGACAAGGAGAACAAGGACTACAGTCTGACCAAGACCAAAGAATGGAGTAATAGCCTATTACTCCCATCACACAGAACCCCATTTTGTATCCGTCAGTCCTCTGTTCCTGACAGACGATCATCAGATTCCAGACTAACTGTAAACTCACCCATTAAGGCCAAATCATTTGATGGTTTTGCTCGAAATGTACATGGAGACTCACTCAACATTTATCCAACCAACTCTGTGTCATCTACAGGACTCTGCAAATCTGATTCCTGCTTGTATCAGCGTGGTCAAATGGACCAAATTACAGATATGCTGATTCATGATACCTGGTCCAGCTCTATTGAGTCTCTAATGCGCAAGAATAAAATTATTGCAGAGCCATCAGAGGACAGTGTAGAACTGGATTCTGCAGACTCACAACCACATGTCCAGCTCTTTGCTAATCGTCCAGCAGCAGACATCGTAGAGAGTGGCAAATCGTTGCTTGGAAACCAGCAGGAAGTCTGTGCAGCTGCTTGTCGTCCACAAGTTCCTGTTAGAGAAAGGAGGCAAGGCTATAAACAGTCCCGTCGAGAAAGTGGTGGAAACCGGCCAAGTGTGGAGCATCAAGAAAAAAGTGGTAACTCTCAAAGTTCTTCCTGTATGAGACAAGCGTGGCGAGGGCATAGGGAGGTACCCCTGATACATATTGAACCAGATCAAAGAGAAGAGGTCTCTAAAGATGTGGGGAGGGATTGGACCCACCACAGAGAAGCATCCCATCTGGTCCAGCTACAAAGCAGCAAAGAAAGTGGGATGGCAACCAAAAGCAG cAGTGACAAACACAGGGCTTCCTCAGTTGTCACAGTGCCCTCTGCAGATGTGGAGGTGAAGCGATGCTCTTTCAGCACTAGCAGTGAGGAAAGCGGCTCAGGCAGTTGGGCACAGATTGCCCCAGACGACGACCCCCAGGAGGAGACCACCAGTAGCTTTATCCAGATAAGCGAGGG AAATGGGAATAGCAGTGCTTCTAGTCTCGGACTAGCAGACCTGGAGGGCTTTCTAGACTACTCGATCTCCAGCACCCTAATCAG cgaggagagagagaagacacCGAATTGTCAGGATCAGGCAGATG AAGTAACATCGGGTTTGTCCACAGCAGGGAGCAGCTGTCAAAGGGAGCTCCTGGTGGTGAACTTTGACCAGGAACCAGACTGTGTGGATGGAGAACTAAGAGCAGCGCTTCAATGGATTGCTGCATCTGAGCTTGGCGTGCCAGCACTCTACTTCAAAAAGACTCAGGAGCACAATGTTGCTAAG TTCCACAGAGTGGTGCAGTTGGCAAATCAGAAGGCCTGGCGTGTGGGGGACTTGTTCAGTGCTGTGGCTCAGTTCTGTCAACTCCACCAGGACCTGGAGCAGAGAGGACAGCCAGCGCCCAGCCTGTTTGACTGGATTCTGAAGACCAAGCGCTAg